GGGCCAGGTCAAACTGCCCGTTCAGGAAAGCGCGCTTGGTGAACTCCCCGGCATTGGCCAGCCGGGCACCGTGCTTCAGCAGCAGTTTCACGATTTGCTGCACAATAAAGTCGGAGCCGTGGCAGGAGATTTCCACCACGTTCTCTTTGGTGTAGGAGTGAGGAGCCACAAAAAGTGAGACCAATACCTCATCCAGCACCTTTTCTTCGTCGCGGATGGTGCCGAAGTGGATGGAATGGCTGGGCTGCTTCGTCAGATCCTTTCCCCTGAAAACAGCGTTGGTGATGGTAATGGCCTCCGGGCCGGATAGCCGGATAACGGCGATGGCGCCCACGCCGGGAGCGGTGGCCACAGCCACGATGGTATCGGTATTGTGGAACTTATTAGTCAAGGTAAATCTGCTTTTGCTTCCGCAAATTTACGGTTTTAATAGTGGATATGATAGCGGAAGTGAAGCTGAGATGTCTGGCTTTGTGCGGTACCGGGTCCAACCACCCCTGCCCCTCCTGGGGATGCAAGGGGTGGTTAAACACTCTTTAGATGCGTATTGCTTTTACTTCGTCTGCTTCTCAAACTCCGGCCATGTCATTTTCAGGTGATAATCTTCACCAAAGTATTTCAGTATCTGCGACATGTTCTTCGCGTCGAGGTAGCCGGGCACAGGCGTCAGCATATTGAGCTCTTCGTCCAGAAAAACGGTAGTGGGGAAGCTCATCTGCCCGTTCAGCAACGCCACCGCCAGTTCATGCGCTCTGTAATCGGGCTTGAAGTCAAAGGTCCGGCCTTTGAGGGTAATCGGCTTTTCGCCCTCGGCATCCAGCTTCACCGCGTAGAAATTCCTGTTGATATGCGCCACCACCTCCGGGTCAGTGAAGGTGTCCTTGTCCATCTTTTTGCACCAGCCGCACCAATCGGTATATACATCTACCAGCACTTTGCGCGGCTCCTGCTTCAGCTTTTCTTCGGCCTGCTCTATGGTGAGCCACTGGATTTTAGCGGCAGGAAGCGTCGCCGCGGTTAAATGAACCGGAGCGGATGCCGATACAGTTGCCGGGGCTACGGCCGTGATGGGGCGATGGCCTATATAGGCGAAGGGCAGCGATAAGAGCAGCAGGGCGGGGAGGTTTTTCTGTAGCATGGACTGTTTCAGTTGATGATAAGTAAAAGGGCACAGGTATCAGGATACCAGACTTATATATAGCTGTCGCTGATTTTCAATAAGTACGCTGACAAAATTAACCTGCACTATCCTTAAAATTACCATATATAAGTCACCTGAAAATCAACAATATATAGCATAAGAAGTCTTGTGCCTTGATACCTGTGTCCTTTTACTAAGTTATGATATAGGATGCTTTGACGGGTGGTGCAGGTTCATTTTATATAGGCACTTGTTTCTACAGGCTGCTAACGCAACAACCAGCCTAACCGGTAAAGTTCAGCGGAGGCGACATACGGAATCAAAGATATATCAGGATGAAGAACATAAGCAAGCAGGTGATATATCCCCGGCGTAAGTTAAACTCTCCGGGTGTTAAATCCATTTTCATGCCGCTTTTCTGCTGGCCGTTAAACGGAGCCGGACATATGCTTGTCAGGCTTATATATATATCCGGAACCGGTATATGGGCTGCGTCATATGATGAGCACCGGAATACGGACGGCGTGGCGGACGGCGTTGATGGTGGTGCCCAGGATGAGGTCTTTTACCATCCGGTGGCCGTGCGAGCCCATCACTAGCAGGTCAGCGTCGAAGGCTTTCACCAACTCCGGTA
This window of the Pontibacter russatus genome carries:
- a CDS encoding thioredoxin family protein, which codes for MLQKNLPALLLLSLPFAYIGHRPITAVAPATVSASAPVHLTAATLPAAKIQWLTIEQAEEKLKQEPRKVLVDVYTDWCGWCKKMDKDTFTDPEVVAHINRNFYAVKLDAEGEKPITLKGRTFDFKPDYRAHELAVALLNGQMSFPTTVFLDEELNMLTPVPGYLDAKNMSQILKYFGEDYHLKMTWPEFEKQTK